The window TATCAGAAAAGAGATTTTAGAATTAATAGAGAAAATCTTAATCTACAAATTACCAGAAGCCAAACGGGAGGAAATAGAAGCGATGTTTAGTTTAAGCGATTTGAAACAAACCAGATTTTATCGGGATGCTAAAGAGGATGGTAGAGAAGAGGGTAAACTTGAGGGTAAACTTGAGGGTAAACTTGAGGGTAAACTTGAAGCCAAACTTGAATCAATACCAAAACTACTAAAATTAGGACTGACTTTAGAAGAAATCGCTCAATTTATTGACTTACCAGTAGAAA is drawn from Gloeocapsa sp. PCC 73106 and contains these coding sequences:
- a CDS encoding DUF2887 domain-containing protein is translated as IRKEILELIEKILIYKLPEAKREEIEAMFSLSDLKQTRFYRDAKEDGREEGKLEGKLEGKLEGKLEAKLESIPKLLKLGLTLEEIAQFIDLPVETVTLEARKYSQR